TATTTTCGGCCCAAGCGTGATCCGTCACCTGCAAAGCAAGCAAAAAGGCGGCCAACCGATCCGCGACGACGGCCCCGAGGGCCACCTATTGAGCAAACAGGGCACCCCGACCATGGGTGGTTTTCTGATTTTGCTGGCGGTCATTTTGGCGACCTTGTTGTGGGCGGATCTTACCAACGGGTACATCTGGGCCGCCCTCGGGGTCACCATTTCGTATGGTGGCGTCGGATTCCTGGACGACTATCTGAAGGTCAGCAAACGTCACCACAAGGGATTGCCGGGCAAGCTCAAATTGCTGTTGCAGGTCTCGTTCGCCGTGGCCGCGACGTTATGGATCATGCGCCTGATGCCGCCCGCCTTGGAGACGACGCTGACGGTGCCGTTTTTCAAAAGCGTGATGATCAACCTGGGCTGGATGTTCCTGGCGTTCTCCGCGTTTGTCATGGTCGGCGCGTCCAATGCGGTGAACTTGACCGATGGCCTGGATGGCCTGGCGATCGTGCCGGTGATGATCGCGGCGGGCGTTTTCGCCCTGATCGCCTATATCGTCGGCAACGCCGTTTTCGCCCAATATCTGCAACTTAATCATGTCCCCGGCGCCGGTGAACTGGCGGTGTTTTGCGGTTCGTTGATCGGCGGCGGATTGGGCTTTTTGTGGTTTAACGCCCCGCCGGCGCGGGTCTTCATGGGCGATACCGGGTCGCTGTCCTTAGGCGGCGCCCTGGGTGCGGTCAGCGTGATCACCAAGCATGAATTGGTGTTGGCCATCGTCGGCGGGCTTTTCGTGTTGGAGACGGTTTCGGTGATCGTCCAGGTGGTGTCGTTCAAGTTGACCGGTAAGCGGGTGTTCGCCATGGCCCCGCTGCACCATCACTTCGAGAAGAAGGGATGGGCCGAAGCGACCATCGTTATTCGATTTTGGATCATCGCCTCGATCCTGGCGTTGATCGGCCTTTCAACCCTGAAGTTGCGCTGAGGAAGGGATCGCATGAGCACCACGTTCGCACGCACGGATACCAGCCTGATCGGGCGCTGGTGGTGGACCGTCGATCGCTGGACCCTGGCCGCGGTGATCGTGATCGCCGCGATCGGCGCGGTTCTGACGATGGCGGCCTCGCCCAGCGTCGCCGAGAGGATCGGCTATGACGCCTTTCATTTCGTGCGCCGTCAGTTCGTGTTCCTGCCCGCAGGCATGGTCTTGATGGTGGCGGTATCTTTGCTGTCGCCCAGGGGCGTGCGCCGTCTGGCGGTTTTGATGTGCGCCGTCTCGTTGATTTTGATGATCGCGGTCCTTCTGGTCGGGGTGCAAACCAAGGGCGCCGCGCGATGGATTTCGATCGCCGGGCTGTCGGTGCAGCCGTCGGAGTTCGTCAAACCCGCCTTCGCGGTGCTGGCGGCGTGGATGTTCGCCGAACAACGCGTCGGTAACGATTTGCCGGGGTATGCGCTGGCCAGTGGATTGTTCGTCGTCGTCGTCGGCCTGTTGCTGTTACAGCCCGACGTTGGGATGTCGATCGTCGTCGGGGCGGTGTGGGCGGTGGAGTTTTTCCTTGCCGGGTTGCCGTTGGTTCTGGTCGGGGCGATCGCCCTGATGTTCCTGGGCGGCGGGGTCGGCGCGTATTTCGTCTTCGATCATGTCCGGATACGTGTCGATCGTTTCTTCGATCCGGCGCTGGGCGGGGGGTACCAGGTCACAAAAGCGCTCGACGCCTTCAGCAACGGCGGCCTGTTCGGGCGCGGCCCCGGCGAAGGGCGGGTCAAGGAATTGCTGCCCGACGCCCATACCGACTTCATTTTAGCGGTCGCGGGCGAGGAATTCGGCTTGTTGTTGTGCCTGTTGATTGTCGGTTTATTCGCCTTCATCGTCCTGCGGGGCTTTTCAAAGGTCTTTAAGGGGAATGATTTGTTTTCCTTGCTGGCCGTTTCGGGGCTTTTGGTCCAATTCGGACTGCAGGCGATCATCAACATCGCCTCGACCACCAACTTAATGCCGCCTAAGGGCATGACGCTGCCGTTTGTTTCGTACGGGGGGTCGTCCACCATCGCGCTGGCGCTGACCATGGGCATGGTGCTGGCGCTGACCCGCGAAAGCCCCGGCGCCGGAGGTCCACGATGAGCGCCCCCCTGATCGTCCTCGCCGCCGGCGGCACCGGCGGGCACGTTTTCCCCGCCGAGGCCCTGGCCGACGTGTTGCGCGCGCGCGGGTGCCGCCTGGCATTGGTGACCGATCGGCGCGGTCGTTCGTTTGGGGGCGCGTTGGGAAAAAGCGAGACGCACTATGTGCGCGCCGGCGGTTTGGCGGGCAAGGGAACGTTGGCTCGGATGCGCTCGCTGACGGCCTTGGCGATGGGCACGCTTCAGGCGCGCCGTTTGATCAAGCGCTTGCGCCCCGACGTCGTTGTCGGCTTCGGCGGCTATCCATCGGCGCCGACCATGCTGGCGGCGACGTTCGGCGGCTATCCGACGATAATACACGAGCAAAACGCCGTGCTTGGGCGAGCCAATCGATTGTTGGCGTCCCGGGTGACGCGGATTGCGACATCATTCGATCGCGCCCAGGGTCTCGGTGCGGCGGCCCCCGGCAAGGTCGTTCATACCGGTATGCCGGTGCGCCCCGCGATTGTCGAAATGCGCGAAATTCCCTACGTTCCGCCGACCGACGATGCGCCGATCAATCTGTTTGTTCTCGGCGGATCGCAAGGCGCTAAAATCCTCAGCACCGTTGTGCCCGACGCGGTCGCGCGCGTCCACGGCGCCTTGCGCGCGCGCCTGCGTATCGTGCAGCAATGTCGCCCCGAAGATATCGACGCGGTGCGTGCGCAGTACGCGCGCCTGGGGGTTCCCGCCGAGTTGGCGTCCTTTTTTGACGATGTCCCGCAACGAATGGCCGCCGCCCACCTGGTTATTTCGCGCGCCGGGGCGTCGAGCATCGCCGAGATCGCCGCCGTCGGTCGGCCGTCGATCCTGGCGCCCTATCCCCACGCCGTCGATGACCATCAAAGCGAAAACGCCCATGCCGTCGATGACGCCGGGGCGGGCTGGTTGATCCCTGACCGGGCATTGACCCCCGAAACCCTGGCGGAGCGGTTCGAATCGCTGTTTTCCCTGCCCGCGATTTTAACCACCGCCGCCCAGTGCGCCCGCGAATTTGGACATGTGGACGCCGCCGAACGGCTGGCCGACGTGGTTTTTTCCCTGATCGAAGAAACGGTGCGAACGGTTCCTTCCGGCGTTGAAAGGTCGCTGTCATGAGAGCGCTTCCCCTAACCATCGGCACCATTCACTTCGTCGGCATCGGCGGCATCGGCATGAGCGGTATCGCCGAGGTGCTGCACAATCTGGGCTACAAGGTGCAGGGCTCCGATCAGGCCGAGGGGGCCAACGTCGTCCGCCTGCGCGCCCTGGGCATCGCCGTCGCCATCGGCCACCGCGAGGAAAATTTGGGTGATTGCGGCGTCGTCGTGATTTCGTCCGCCGTCAAGGCGGACAACCCCGAGGTGGTCAGCGCGCGCAAGCGTCTGCTTCCGGTGGTGCGCCGGGCCGAGATGCTCGGTGAACTGATGCGCCTGAAATGGTCGATCGCGGTGGGCGGCACCCACGGCAAAACGACCACGACGTCGCTGATCGCCACCGTCCTCGACAGCGCCGGGTTCGACCCCACCGTGATCAACGGCGGCATCATCAATGCGCTGGGAACGAATGCGCGCCTGGGGTCGGGCGACTGGATGGTCGCCGAGGCCGACGAATCGGACGGCACGTTTTTGAAATTGCCGGCGACGATCGCGGTGGTCACCAACATCGACCCCGAGCATCTGGACCACTACGGTAGTTTCGACGCCCTGCGTAAAGCCTTCGACAGTTTCGTCGAAAACATCCCCTTTTACGGCTTCGCCGCCTTGTGCATCGACCATTCCGAAGTACAGTCGTTGATCCCCAGGGTTTCGGACCGCAGGGTGGTGACCTACGGCTTCAGCCCGCAGGCCGACGTACGCGCGTTGAACCTGCGCGCCGACGCCGCCGGCGTGATCTTCGACGTTCAGTTCACCCGACGCAACGACGAGGAAAGCGAGATATTGAGCGCCGTGCGTCTGCCGATGTTCGGCGAACACAACGTGCAAAACGCCCTCGCCGCGATTGCGATCGCCCGCGAAATGGGGATCGACAACGCCGTCATCACCACGGCGTTCATGGGGTTTGAGGGGGTCAAGCGGCGCTTCACCCGTACCGGAGAAATCGACGGCATCACCATTATCGACGATTACGGCCACCACCCGGTGGAAATCGCGGCGGTACTTAAGGCCGCCCGCTCGGCAAGTCAGGGCGACGTGATCGCGGTGGTGCAGCCGCACCGCTATTCCCGCCTACATAATTTGTTCGAGGATTTTTGCACCTGTTTCAACGACGCCGACGCGGTTTTGGTGGCCGACGTCTACGCGGCCGGGGAAGGCCCGATCGAGGGTGCCGACAAGGACGCCCTGGTGGCGGGTCTGCGCCATCATGGCCATCGCACCGTGATGGCCTTGCCGGGGCCGGACGCCCTGGCGGAAATCATCAGCGATCTCGCTCGGCCCGGCGATTTGGTGGTGTGCCTGGGAGCGGGCAGCATCAGCCAATGGGCGAACGCGCTTCCCGAACAACTGCGCCGGTTGCGCTATGGCGCGAAATCCACGTGGGTCGCCGGACGCGGCGATGACGGGGAGGGTGCGTCATGATGGCCGCCATGCAATCGTTGAGCTTGATCGCGCGTCTGCCCGCCGTGCGCGGTCGCCTGAGTGAGAACGCGGATCTTTCCAAGAATACTTGGTTTCGCGTCGGCGGCCCCGCCGAGGTGCTGTTCAAGCCCGCCGACGCCGAGGATCTGGCCGCTTTCCTGCGCGGCTGCCCCGGCGATGTCGCGGTGACGGTAATCGGCGTCGGCTCCAATATCCTGGTGCGCGACGGCGGCGTGCCCGGCGTCGTGGTGCGCTTGGGTCGGGGCTTCGTCGATATCGACGTTCACGGTGAGGAGATCACGGTGGGGGCGGGGGCGCTCGACGCCAGTGTCGCCCTGACGGCGCTCAAGGAAGGGCTTGGTGGCTTTGAATTCCTGTCCGGTATTCCGGGCGCCGTCGGCGGCGCTTTGCGTATGAACGCCGGGGCCTATGGCGCCGACATGAAAGCCGTCGTTATCGCCGCCGATGCGGTCGATCGCACGGGAACCGTTCACCGCCTAAGCGGGGATGATCTGGGTTTCGGCTACCGCCATTGCGCCGTTCCCGAGGATTGGATTTTCACCCGCGCCCATATGCGCGGCCGCCGGACGGCGCGCCGCGACATCCAGGCGGCGATGGACGCCATCCGCAGCGCTCGCGAAGATGCCCAGCCGTTGCGCACGCCGACCGGTGGCAGCACGTTTCGCAATCCCGAAGGTTATAAGGCTTGGGAATTGATCGACCGGGCGGGCTGCCGGGGGCTGAAACGGGGCGGTGCGATGGTCTCGGAGAAACACTGCAATTTCCTGATCAACATGGGCGACGCCACGGCGCGCGATCTGGAAATGCTCGGCGAGGAGGTCCGCGCACGCGTGCTGAAAATCTGCGGTGTGCGCCTGCAGTGGGAAATTCGGCGTATCGGCGTCGATCCGCATGGCGCCGGTGATGCGCCGCAACCACGGGAGGCCACCCCATGAGCAAGCATGTCGCCGTTTTGATGGGCGGATGGTCCGCCGAACGCGAGGTTTCCCTCGTTAGCGGGGCCGCCGTCACCAACGCCCTGCACGCCAAGGGCTACGAGGTCACCTCGATCGACGTGCAGCGCGACATGGGCGCCTTGTTGACCCGCCTTTATCCGCGTCCCGACGTCGTCTTCAACGCCTTGCACGGGCGTTACGGCGAGGATGGCTGCGTGCAGGGATTGCTCGATATTTTGGGCATACCTTATACCCATTCGGGGTTGCTGGCTTCGGCCCTGGCGATGGACAAGCCGATGTCCAAACGCCTGTTCGCCGCGGCGGGGATCACGGTCGCCGAAGACAAAGTCGTGCATCGCGACGCGGTCCTGCGGGGTGACGCGATGGCGCGCCCCTATGTGATTAAGCCGTTGAACGAGGGTTCTAGCGTTGGGGTGCACATCGTGCGCGAAGGCGATAACGCCCCGCCATTCGGTCAAGGCGGTTGGCCTTACGGCGACACGGTGATGGTGGAACGCTTCATTCCCGGGCGGGAATTGACGGTGACGGTGATGGGCGATCGTCCCCTGGCGGTCACCGAAATCACGACATCCCACGGTTTTTATGATTACGACGCCAAATATGAGACCGGCGGTTCGCATCATATCTTGCCCGCGCCGGTGCCCGAGCCGGTTTACCAAGCCGCCTTGCGCCAGGCGATGTTGGGCCATACGGCCCTGGGTTGCCGGGGCGTGTCGCGGGCGGATTTTCGTTTCGACGGCGCCGATCTGTTCATGTTGGAGATCAATACCCAACCCGGATTGACGCCGACCTCTCTGGCGCCTGAACAGGCGCGTTTCGTTGGGGTGTCGTTCGAAGATCTGGTGGCGTGGATGGTCGATCATGCGGAGTGCGACCGATGAGTATGCTTTCCTTCTTTTCCCGTAAAGTTCGCGCCAAGGCCGAAAAAACGTCCCCGCCGCCGCGCCGCCGTGTGGTGCCGTTGTGGCGTACGCCGATGGCGGTCTTCGCTGCCGTTTTTCTCGGCGGAATGTCGCTGGGGATGACGGGTTGGTTGCTTTGGCAGAGCGGGTGGATGACGCGAATTTACGAGCAAGCTCGTTGGGCGGCGATCGCGCGCAGCGCCGATCTGGGGCTGACGGTGAAGGACATCCTGGTTGTCGGGCGGCGCATGACGGCGCGCGGCGATTTGTTGAACGCGGTGCGCCTAAGCCGCGGCGCGCCGATTTTGGCCTTCGATTTCAAGGCCGCGCGCGAAAGGATCGAACAATTGCCTTGGGTCAAAACGGCGTCGGTCGAACGGATGCTTCCCAACACCGTGGTGATCCGCGTGCACGAACGCACGCCGATGGCGTTGTGGCAAAACGACGGTCAATTCGCCCTGATCGATGAAGACGGCGAGGTGATCACCCGCAAGCATTTGGAACGCTTCGCCGATCTCTTTGTCGTCGTTGGTCCCGACGCGCCCGAGCATATCGGCGGATTATTGGAAATTCTGTCCAGTCAGCCGGCATTGATGCGTCGGGTCAGGGCCGCGGTGCGCGTTGGCGGCCGGCGCTGGGATTTGAGGTTGGCGGGGGGGATAGCCGTGCGTCTGCCCGAAAAAGGCGCGTTGACGGCGTGGAAGCGTCTGGCGCGCTACGAACGTGAGCATGACGTGTTGGCGCGCGATGTTCGGATCCTCGATCTGCGCCTACCCGATCGTTTGATCATTCGCACGTCGGGGGGCGCAAAAGCCGTTTCCGCATCCGGTTCGGGACGCGAAACATGACCCGGCCTTGGGTACGGGGCGAGAAACAAAGGCAAAAACCGGGATGGTCCCCGAACATGTTGAAAAAAACCGCGCGTTTGCGAAAGAAGAGGCCATGACGAAGGGCGCGTTACAAACGAAAACACGGACGGGCTTGGTCGCCGCGCTGGATATCGGTTCGACCAAGATGTGCTGTCTGATCGCTCGCGTGCACGGCGGCGAGGGCGTGGAGGTGGTGGGCATAGGCCATCAGGTCTCGAAGGGCGTGCGCGCGGGCGCGATCGTCAATTTGGAGGCGGCGGAGGCCTCCATTCGCGCCACCGTCGAGGCCGCCGAACAAATGGCGGGCGATAACATTCGTCACGTCAACGTCAATTTGTCGGGGGGCGATTACCGTTCGCGCTTGATCGCCTACGAAGTCGCCCTGTCCGGGCACGAAATCGGCGATGGCGATATTCGCCGCATCCTCGAAGCTTCGGCGCGCGAATGCGACATGCCCCCCGAGCACGACGTGATTCATACCGTTCCCGTGGGGTACAGCATCGACGGACACAAGGGCGTGCGTGATCCGCGTGGCATGTTCGGCGATCGCCTCGGCGTCAATTTGCATTTGGTGAGCGCATCCACGGGGGCGGTTCGCAACCTGAAAGCGGGCGTCGAACGCTGTCACCTGGGGATCGAGAACATGCTTGTCGGGCCTTACGCCTCGGCGCTGAGCGTGGTTAGCGCCGACGAGCGGGATCTTGGGGTTTGCGTCATCGACATGGGCGGCGGCACCACGACCATCGCCGTGTTTTTCGACGGCGAATTGGTGCATGTCGAAAGCATTCCCGTTGGCGGCGCCAGCGTCACCAACGATATCGCGCGGGGGTTGGCGACGCCGATCGTTCACGCCGAACGGATGAAGACCCTATATGGCAGCGCGATCGCCTCGCCGTCGGACGATCATGAAATTATCAAGGCCCCGCTGATCGGCGAAGAGGAAAATGTCGAAATTAATCAGGTGCCCCGTTCGATGTTGGTCGGAATCATCCGCCCGCGCATCGAAGAAACTTTTGAATTGGTGCGCGATCGCCTCGGCGCGGCGGGCTTCGATAAATTGGCCGGGCGCACCGTGGTTTTGACGGGGGGAGGATGTCAATTGCCCGGCGTCCAGGAGATGGCGGGAGAAATACTGCAAAAACAAATACGTATCGGGCGGCCGCGGACGCTTCCGGGGTTGGCCGAAATGGTCTCCGGGCCGGCGTTCGCAACTGCGGTGGGGTTGTTGTCGTACGCGGCGAGCAGTTCGCAAGACGTGGCGGGGCGCGCGTACCGCCCCTGTGAGGAGTCCGACGGCCGGTGGAGCCGCCTTGGGCGATGGATAAAAGAAAATTTTTGAGAATCAATCGGTTAACAAAAAATAAACCGATTCGCTGGTAAATATCTATTTGGTTAGGAGCGGAGGAAGTTATGACCATCAATTTGAGCGTCCCGCAAGGCAATGCCCTGCACGATTTAAAACCGCGAATTACCGTTATCGGCGTGGGCGGCGCGGGCGGAAATGCGGTCAACAATATGATCAACGCCAAGTTGGAGGGCGTTGAGTTTGTCGTGGCGAACACCGATTCACAGGCCCTGAGCCTGGCCGGAACGGAACGCCGCCTGCAACTGGGCAGCGCCCTAACCCAAGGTTTAGGCGCGGGTGCGAAGCCGGATATCGGGCGGGCCGCCGCCGAAGAATCCATGGAGGACATCCTAGAGCACATCAAAGGCTCGCACATGGCGTTTATCGCCGCCGGCATGGGCGGGGGCACAGGTACCGGTGCGGCCCCCGTGATCGCGCGGGCGGCGCGTGATCAGGGCGTCCTGACGGTCGGGGTGGTCACCAAGCCTTTTCAGTTCGAAGGTCCGCAGCGCATGCGCACGGCGGAAAAGGGCATCGAAGAACTGGAGCAGTACGTCGATACCCTGATCATCATTCCTAACCAGAATTTGTTCCGTGTCGCGACCGAAAACACCACCTTCGCCGATGCCTTCACCATGGCCGACGACGTCCTCTATTCGGGAGTGCGCGGGGTGACCGATCTGATGATCATGCCGGGATTGATCAATCTTGATTTCGCCGACGTGCGTACGGTGATGAGCGAAATGGGCAAGGCGATGATGGGCACCGGCGAGGCCGCCGGGGAACGCCGCGCCCTGGATGCCGCCGAGGCGGCGATCTCCAATCCGCTTCTCGATGACACTTCGATGGCGGGGGCCAAGGGGGTGTTGATCAACATCACCGGCGGCATGGACATGACGCTGTTCGAAGTCGATGAGGCGGCGAACCGGATTCGCGCCGAAGTCGATCC
This genomic window from Varunaivibrio sulfuroxidans contains:
- the mraY gene encoding phospho-N-acetylmuramoyl-pentapeptide-transferase, producing the protein MLYNFLFPLASDFAALNVFKYLTFRTGGAVMTALLISFIFGPSVIRHLQSKQKGGQPIRDDGPEGHLLSKQGTPTMGGFLILLAVILATLLWADLTNGYIWAALGVTISYGGVGFLDDYLKVSKRHHKGLPGKLKLLLQVSFAVAATLWIMRLMPPALETTLTVPFFKSVMINLGWMFLAFSAFVMVGASNAVNLTDGLDGLAIVPVMIAAGVFALIAYIVGNAVFAQYLQLNHVPGAGELAVFCGSLIGGGLGFLWFNAPPARVFMGDTGSLSLGGALGAVSVITKHELVLAIVGGLFVLETVSVIVQVVSFKLTGKRVFAMAPLHHHFEKKGWAEATIVIRFWIIASILALIGLSTLKLR
- a CDS encoding FtsW/RodA/SpoVE family cell cycle protein, giving the protein MSTTFARTDTSLIGRWWWTVDRWTLAAVIVIAAIGAVLTMAASPSVAERIGYDAFHFVRRQFVFLPAGMVLMVAVSLLSPRGVRRLAVLMCAVSLILMIAVLLVGVQTKGAARWISIAGLSVQPSEFVKPAFAVLAAWMFAEQRVGNDLPGYALASGLFVVVVGLLLLQPDVGMSIVVGAVWAVEFFLAGLPLVLVGAIALMFLGGGVGAYFVFDHVRIRVDRFFDPALGGGYQVTKALDAFSNGGLFGRGPGEGRVKELLPDAHTDFILAVAGEEFGLLLCLLIVGLFAFIVLRGFSKVFKGNDLFSLLAVSGLLVQFGLQAIINIASTTNLMPPKGMTLPFVSYGGSSTIALALTMGMVLALTRESPGAGGPR
- the murG gene encoding undecaprenyldiphospho-muramoylpentapeptide beta-N-acetylglucosaminyltransferase, whose protein sequence is MSAPLIVLAAGGTGGHVFPAEALADVLRARGCRLALVTDRRGRSFGGALGKSETHYVRAGGLAGKGTLARMRSLTALAMGTLQARRLIKRLRPDVVVGFGGYPSAPTMLAATFGGYPTIIHEQNAVLGRANRLLASRVTRIATSFDRAQGLGAAAPGKVVHTGMPVRPAIVEMREIPYVPPTDDAPINLFVLGGSQGAKILSTVVPDAVARVHGALRARLRIVQQCRPEDIDAVRAQYARLGVPAELASFFDDVPQRMAAAHLVISRAGASSIAEIAAVGRPSILAPYPHAVDDHQSENAHAVDDAGAGWLIPDRALTPETLAERFESLFSLPAILTTAAQCAREFGHVDAAERLADVVFSLIEETVRTVPSGVERSLS
- the murC gene encoding UDP-N-acetylmuramate--L-alanine ligase, with translation MRALPLTIGTIHFVGIGGIGMSGIAEVLHNLGYKVQGSDQAEGANVVRLRALGIAVAIGHREENLGDCGVVVISSAVKADNPEVVSARKRLLPVVRRAEMLGELMRLKWSIAVGGTHGKTTTTSLIATVLDSAGFDPTVINGGIINALGTNARLGSGDWMVAEADESDGTFLKLPATIAVVTNIDPEHLDHYGSFDALRKAFDSFVENIPFYGFAALCIDHSEVQSLIPRVSDRRVVTYGFSPQADVRALNLRADAAGVIFDVQFTRRNDEESEILSAVRLPMFGEHNVQNALAAIAIAREMGIDNAVITTAFMGFEGVKRRFTRTGEIDGITIIDDYGHHPVEIAAVLKAARSASQGDVIAVVQPHRYSRLHNLFEDFCTCFNDADAVLVADVYAAGEGPIEGADKDALVAGLRHHGHRTVMALPGPDALAEIISDLARPGDLVVCLGAGSISQWANALPEQLRRLRYGAKSTWVAGRGDDGEGAS
- the murB gene encoding UDP-N-acetylmuramate dehydrogenase produces the protein MMAAMQSLSLIARLPAVRGRLSENADLSKNTWFRVGGPAEVLFKPADAEDLAAFLRGCPGDVAVTVIGVGSNILVRDGGVPGVVVRLGRGFVDIDVHGEEITVGAGALDASVALTALKEGLGGFEFLSGIPGAVGGALRMNAGAYGADMKAVVIAADAVDRTGTVHRLSGDDLGFGYRHCAVPEDWIFTRAHMRGRRTARRDIQAAMDAIRSAREDAQPLRTPTGGSTFRNPEGYKAWELIDRAGCRGLKRGGAMVSEKHCNFLINMGDATARDLEMLGEEVRARVLKICGVRLQWEIRRIGVDPHGAGDAPQPREATP
- a CDS encoding D-alanine--D-alanine ligase is translated as MSKHVAVLMGGWSAEREVSLVSGAAVTNALHAKGYEVTSIDVQRDMGALLTRLYPRPDVVFNALHGRYGEDGCVQGLLDILGIPYTHSGLLASALAMDKPMSKRLFAAAGITVAEDKVVHRDAVLRGDAMARPYVIKPLNEGSSVGVHIVREGDNAPPFGQGGWPYGDTVMVERFIPGRELTVTVMGDRPLAVTEITTSHGFYDYDAKYETGGSHHILPAPVPEPVYQAALRQAMLGHTALGCRGVSRADFRFDGADLFMLEINTQPGLTPTSLAPEQARFVGVSFEDLVAWMVDHAECDR
- a CDS encoding cell division protein FtsQ/DivIB, which produces MSMLSFFSRKVRAKAEKTSPPPRRRVVPLWRTPMAVFAAVFLGGMSLGMTGWLLWQSGWMTRIYEQARWAAIARSADLGLTVKDILVVGRRMTARGDLLNAVRLSRGAPILAFDFKAARERIEQLPWVKTASVERMLPNTVVIRVHERTPMALWQNDGQFALIDEDGEVITRKHLERFADLFVVVGPDAPEHIGGLLEILSSQPALMRRVRAAVRVGGRRWDLRLAGGIAVRLPEKGALTAWKRLARYEREHDVLARDVRILDLRLPDRLIIRTSGGAKAVSASGSGRET
- the ftsA gene encoding cell division protein FtsA gives rise to the protein MTKGALQTKTRTGLVAALDIGSTKMCCLIARVHGGEGVEVVGIGHQVSKGVRAGAIVNLEAAEASIRATVEAAEQMAGDNIRHVNVNLSGGDYRSRLIAYEVALSGHEIGDGDIRRILEASARECDMPPEHDVIHTVPVGYSIDGHKGVRDPRGMFGDRLGVNLHLVSASTGAVRNLKAGVERCHLGIENMLVGPYASALSVVSADERDLGVCVIDMGGGTTTIAVFFDGELVHVESIPVGGASVTNDIARGLATPIVHAERMKTLYGSAIASPSDDHEIIKAPLIGEEENVEINQVPRSMLVGIIRPRIEETFELVRDRLGAAGFDKLAGRTVVLTGGGCQLPGVQEMAGEILQKQIRIGRPRTLPGLAEMVSGPAFATAVGLLSYAASSSQDVAGRAYRPCEESDGRWSRLGRWIKENF
- the ftsZ gene encoding cell division protein FtsZ, with amino-acid sequence MTINLSVPQGNALHDLKPRITVIGVGGAGGNAVNNMINAKLEGVEFVVANTDSQALSLAGTERRLQLGSALTQGLGAGAKPDIGRAAAEESMEDILEHIKGSHMAFIAAGMGGGTGTGAAPVIARAARDQGVLTVGVVTKPFQFEGPQRMRTAEKGIEELEQYVDTLIIIPNQNLFRVATENTTFADAFTMADDVLYSGVRGVTDLMIMPGLINLDFADVRTVMSEMGKAMMGTGEAAGERRALDAAEAAISNPLLDDTSMAGAKGVLINITGGMDMTLFEVDEAANRIRAEVDPEAYIIFGSTFDAAMEGSMRVSVVATGIDRVAGERPQPKYLHLSDGVAKDKVEDTVEENASPVPLVAAQAEPETPSPMTERPVAGGDDVDDAADIAEKAAQAAAVALSRSEAPSADGNTAKMEKGVHDVPHLDGTSEADFVGDAAQNAAPPEDVRAPFIPPAPVGRNGPETVKANPFAEAAMHNGALEPTRQTPPKDAPAQKPKAQSLFELVTGSVRNRARKDAPRGEDGEQKSSPPSQPMLGGLDPDDRLPSARKDEDLLEIPAFLRRQAN